In Gossypium hirsutum isolate 1008001.06 chromosome D01, Gossypium_hirsutum_v2.1, whole genome shotgun sequence, the genomic window GAGCtactttgtttaaaattttaacattttagtcaacATTTCTGTTGAAAACAACAATTAAGCTCTTTTTGAAAGTTTGatggtcaaatttaatttaatttatttaaaagattgaagGTCAAAATTAGTTAAGAGAAAAGAGTAAAggtcaaattgataaaagatgtaaatattgaaggctaaatttaaaattatgccTACATTAAATGTTAGGCCAATAAAAAAGTTGAATGGGCCGTGGAATTTTTTTAACCCAAATCCATACACAACTAAAATTAGATCCGAGAAAAAAAAAGACACCCACTAATTCGAGTAACTATAAATTACCGTACGCCAAAATTTCACTGCAGTCAGCCCTAGTATTGGCGGTACATTCCAACATCTGAAAAATCTCTCTAGCTACTCGCCTTGAATATTTTGAATTTGCTTTCTTCTCCACAGGTATTTTCACAGATTCCCTTTTCACTATCGTTTCCATTTCCCACTGCTTAATTACGACGGCCGAGAAAGTAAATcttcaatttcaattttgatgggcttttttttttgaaaaatttagcgTTTTTGTTAATTTCTCTTGACGTCCTGtttttcgatttaaaaaaaaaagaaaatcagcTGTTTCAAATTAGAGCAACATTTTGGTTAATTCAGTGAAACTAGTGGTTTTTCCTTGTTTgattaatgttttattttcttatctgagctgagtttagttttttttatttatttgtttgattcatTAATGTTTGATTGCAGATTAGTAGGGATTCAATAtggattttgatgaatatgagtATTTAGAGAACACAGTTGAGAATCCTGAGCCTCAAAAggcaaagaaagaaaatggaaatggCAGCGTTGATACTGTCAAATCTGAGGAGAGAAATCGAAGTCGGAGTTCGAAGCATAAGAGGGACGAGAGAGCTGATGGTTCTGACGATTATCATCATCCTTCCAAACACTCGAAGTCGATAGAGGAGTCATCACGTGATCATGACCAGCGCAAGGAACTAGGCTCATCTCAGCTGTCACGGTCTAGAGATGGAGAGAAGGATAGGCACCGAAGCAGTCGAGAGCACAGGTCCAAGGACAAGGATAGGGAGGATAGGAATGGGAGGGAAAGAGAGAAGGAACGTGATCGAGATAGGAAAGAGCGTGATCGTGAAAGTGAGAGGGATAGAGAAAGGGAAAGGGAGAGAGAGCGGTCAAGGAGAAGCAGGAGCCGATCGGAAAGAGAACCAGACAAGAGTCGTGACATGGAGTTCAGAGAAAGAGAAAAGGAGAGAGAACCAAGGGAACGAGACAGAGGAATCAGGTACCCCTGCATATTATTTTCACTTCGGGTTGTTTAGCTTTTGGCTTCTTGGTGCATGTTGTTCTTGTCATATTTGCCTTGAGGATTACTTTGATGCGTAGTTGCAATCATTAATTTGAGACAATATTATGGTGCTggtaaattttcacattttatacgTAATTCTAACATGcagtttttctatttctttgcgAGCGTGTACACTATATGATGAGTGTTATCGTAGTGTTTCTCATACAGTACTGGTTTGGATGTAATATGGGTTCACTTTTAGATTGTAATTGTATTGTTGATGGCAAGTTTCAGCCTAGAGTTGTAATTTCGgtggtgattttttttttttttgcgatgTGAATCAATAATTTCTTAGCTCATTTTCTGCAATCTGTGTCGCTCTAGTGGTCAATTTGGATGTGGATTTTTCTCCCTGTACTTGGTGTCCTGTTCCCAAAAAGCTTTCCAAAGGTTGGCCTTGCTATCTGTCAAGCTCGTTCAACATAGCTCCTGCCTTCCACAAGTAACCACATAGAATATCTAGATAATCAACCCTTTTTCCTGCCATAGCTAGGCTCTATCAATTGTTTCCTCCTAGTGGAATTCTTGCTTGCTTAATGGGTTTTATACGGCTACCTAAATACATTTTTTTCTCCCGCTCTTAAGTTTCATATGGTTGTTCAATTTATTCAGTCTCCTCAATTCTGAATATTAAACATTAGATTCTGGAAACTCGCAGATTTGCTAGAGCAATCTTCAGATGGTCTTTCTGGCAATTGGGCCAGGCACTGGATCTCAGGTCATGGGTTTTAAATATTTCTTCCTAGACTATATATGAAAGCTTGCATTGCAAGAATGGAGTTTCGATCTTGGAGGTTTTGACCTGAGTGGTGATATCATGGTTATGATTTCCGTTATCCTCCAACTTTAAAAGATGAGTTGCTTAATCGTATCTATTCTGTTGCAGAAATGCTAGAGGGTGATATGGGCTTTGCTTAAGCTTCCAGTTCATCTTTGTTTCAATGGATGCCAGATTGGCCacacttttttctttttgcaggaTATAATCATTAAAATGTTGTCTTGAAGTTTTAGGTTTTAGGTAACCATAGTACTTACTTCCATTGTCTTATGTTTGATTTCACTGTTATAGAGTCTATGTTTGATTCGCTTTATAGACTCAAGGTCTTATGTTGACTTTGTTTAGTTCCCTGCAGGACCATGTAACAGGGGTTTGACATTTTTATGCATGTCGGAGAGAAACTTTAATGCTGGATTTTgctcttttccttttttgtttgtGTTTTTGCAGTGATTGCATGAAGCATACATTTGAGAGATTTCTTCACTTTCCAGaagcaaatatatattttctacttacctttcccttctttttcccaGATATTTTTATACTTCTGAGCGGTTCCATTTAACTCATTATCTTTCAAATGATATAAAtggttatttttatgtttttcctcTTTTTCACAGGAGGTATAAAGACAAAAAGGAAGATGCGGCAGAGCCTGAGGTTGATCCAGAAAGGGATCAGAGAACTGTATTTGCTTATCAGGTAAGGATGCATTTAGAATGCTTGTTCTATCATGTTTTTGTGGCCCTCACATTTCTCCTCATGGTTGCTGGTGTGaaatattttgcaaaattttcaacAGATATCCTTGAAGGCTAGTGAAAGAGACGTTTATGAATTCTTCTCTAGGGCTGGCAAGGTGAGCTCTACTTTTATTTCATGGTcccatctcaaaatttcttctaTACAGATTACATTAGGCAAAGACTCATTTAGTTCTTAAATGTCATCTATATGATGCTTAAGATTTCATTTTACGTTATGGTGGAACTCATTTTCATTTAGTTACTATTTTATTCATGCTTAGGGGTTTTTTAGCAGTTGTAATctgtatgaaaatatataaattgagGTAAACTTCCAGAATGTTGTGCTCTAGTTCTCTACTGTTATTAGTTTCTATAGGGCTGGAGTTGTTTGCTTTAGTAATAATACAAATCATGCATTCTAATTGCTTATGATCCCTTATTTAATCTGGTTTTATGCAAATCATCATGGACGCAGGCAAATACAGATTGATACTCACAtgatttttttgtgtgtgtttgggTCCTGAATAACTATTGATCAAAATTTTCAGGTACGAGATGTTCGCCTCATAATGGATCGAAACTCAAGACGTTCTAAAGGGGTTGGGTGAGTGCTAAAACTTCTGACTATAACTTGTTTCTTAGGTGTTATTTGGTTGTGTTTTTTCCTGGTGAAGTTAAAAACATCAcgcaaaattgttaaaattttaaattcttgttTGGACAAAGAGGTCCAAGGCTGGTTTGGTTATTATGCCTGCATCTTTCTATCTGAGTCCTTATGGATCTTATTATAACTTTTTAATGCAGGTATATTGAGTTCTATGATGTTATGTCTGTCCCTATGGCAATAGCACTCTCAGGACAGCCTCTTCTTGGTCAACCAGTGATGGTGAAACCATCTGAAGCTGAGAAGAATCTAGTTCAATCAACTACATCTGCATCAGCTGGACAGACTGGTCCATATGCTGCTGGCGGTAGAAAGTTGTATGTTGGTAACCTACATTTCAACATTACAGAAGATCAACTGCGTCAGGTAAAATTGTAGGGACCGCTGAACATTCTATGTTTGAGTTGGGTCTTGCTTATTGGTTTTGAATGTTGTTAACTTTTAATCACTCAGGGATAGGATTTAATCTGAAAGGTTTATTTAAGGAATCAAATAACACTTAATCCAGTTTAAGAgtagttaaattaaatatttaaggagcaAACCATTCAATAATATGAGAGGGCAAAACCTAGAGACAGCATTCATGCGATTTTGAACTTCCAATCTAGGTATTGCATTAGATGCCTTGCAATAACATGTGGGCTTCGAAGGATTTTCTTAAATAGTTTTGAGAAACACACTTAGACATGGTAATGCCTTAGCTGCAAATTGGACTTGGAGAGAAATTACTCACCACAAGGACACTTCACATAAACTGAATTACTGCTCCTTTTCTTGTTTCTTTACCAAGTTGGTCTTGGCAATTTTTCTGATGACAATGTTTTAGCTCTTCAACTCAAAGTTTTCTCCATTTCTAGAGAGATAAGGAGGATTCCATTTATTTGTATCAGTTTGAAAAAATGCATCAATGATTATTCACTGGGATTGGAGTGATCAGATAATTTAGTAAGCAATATGAAATAAGCTCTTGAATGTGCTTTTGTTAGTTGATGATTTTCATGTAATATTTGCTAGTCCACTTACCCTGGAGATATTTTTATTACATAGCTGCTCTTGGTCATCTTTTATGAGGATTATATGTCCCTcgttctttcctttctttctctgtCTGGTCCTCTTAATTGGGATAATATCTCTTTTTCCAATTTCCTTGGGATCCTTGTACTTTTTGCTGGATtcatatttctcatttacttGTTTAAAATGCTCAGGTTTTTGAACCTTTTGGTTCTGTGGAGCTCGTTCAGTTGCCTCTTGATGAAACTGGTCATTCTAAAGGTTTTGGTTTTGTCCAGGTAATACTTAGTAAAGGAACCTGAGAAACTACTGTGATTATTCTTTGGCAAATCCTTAATCCATATTCTATAGAATGTTCTGCTTTGGAATTTGATCACTCTGTTTTTCCTACATGTTGATT contains:
- the LOC107928875 gene encoding RNA-binding protein 39, which encodes MDFDEYEYLENTVENPEPQKAKKENGNGSVDTVKSEERNRSRSSKHKRDERADGSDDYHHPSKHSKSIEESSRDHDQRKELGSSQLSRSRDGEKDRHRSSREHRSKDKDREDRNGREREKERDRDRKERDRESERDRERERERERSRRSRSRSEREPDKSRDMEFREREKEREPRERDRGIRRYKDKKEDAAEPEVDPERDQRTVFAYQISLKASERDVYEFFSRAGKVRDVRLIMDRNSRRSKGVGYIEFYDVMSVPMAIALSGQPLLGQPVMVKPSEAEKNLVQSTTSASAGQTGPYAAGGRKLYVGNLHFNITEDQLRQVFEPFGSVELVQLPLDETGHSKGFGFVQFARLEDAKNALNLNGQLEIGGRVIKVSTVTDQGVSQDFGTNASAADLDDDDGGGLSLNSSSRALLMAKLDRSGTASSIAGSVGMPANNSTGLTASTAPILGVAPSLPSLVPPTIPTSISTIPGLPGGLQLPTNGIPVIDTIGSPSECLLLKNMFDPTLETEPEFDLDIKEDVQEECSKFGKLKHIHVDRDSAGFVYLRFEDAQGAINAQRNLHGRWFAGKMITATYMVPQTYEAKFPSSNR